A window from Carassius carassius chromosome 40, fCarCar2.1, whole genome shotgun sequence encodes these proteins:
- the crygmxl2 gene encoding crystallin, gamma MX, like 2, with protein sequence MKSIKGPSGPRWQYGRTAWTSCSAAMGKIIFYEGSNFQGRSYECSADCTDTFRYFNCCNSIRVMGGHWVGYEKPYYMGYQYVLGRGEYPNFHHWMGFNSCIRSCQMFSPYRGAYRMRIYNRPEMYGHMMEFTDDCPNVQDRFGYHGIYSCNCMEGYWIFYEHPNYRGRQYFLRPGEYRACSEWGCMNPMIGSFRRMRSSLM encoded by the exons ATGAAGAGTATAAAAGGTCCATCAGGACCTCGATGGCAGTACGGCAGAACGGCGTGGACATCCTGCTCTGCAGCCATGGGAAAG ATCATCTTCTATGAAGGCTCCAACTTCCAGGGGCGCTCTTATGAGTGCTCTGCTGACTGCACTGACACCTTTAGATACTTTAACTGCTGCAACTCCATACGGGTCATGGGGGGTCACTGGGTGGGCTACGAGAAGCCCTATTATATGGGGTATCAGTACGTCCTGGGCCGTGGGGAGTATCCTAACTTTCACCACTGGATGGGCTTCAACAGTTGTATCAGATCTTGTCAGATGTTCTCCCCA TACAGAGGTGCCTACCGCATGAGAATCTACAACAGACCTGAAATGTACGGACACATGATGGAGTTCACAGATGACTGCCCCAATGTCCAGGACCGTTTTGGCTACCACGGCATCTACTCCTGTAACTGTATGGAGGGCTACTGGATCTTTTACGAGCACCCCAATTACAGAGGCCGTCAGTATTTCCTGCGGCCCGGAGAGTACAGAGCCTGCAGCGAATGGGGTTGCATGAATCCCATGATTGGCTCCTTTAGGAGAATGAGGAGCAGTTTAATGTAA